A stretch of DNA from Prinia subflava isolate CZ2003 ecotype Zambia chromosome 21, Cam_Psub_1.2, whole genome shotgun sequence:
TTATttgaacattttccttttctcttagTCTAGGCTAGGCTGAGACCTCACAGGTCAAGataactaaaaagaaaaaccccaagtaCAAGTCCTATTCTGTCCTTTTGTGTAGAGGTAATGCCAATTCTTCATCTCAGAAGCCAGATCAGAAACCTGGGAACCATTTTTGTCAGAAGTTCAGGTGGTTCTGTAACATGAAATATTCTGCAGAGCACAATTTGCACTTGGGGGGTGGTGAAATCCAAATATCTTGGtcattttgaattattttttgttggagatttcagaattttttttaaatgaatgaacATCATAAAAAGTTCAGTAAAGAAGTCTGTGTGCAGCCAGACTTGTCATTAATTAGTAAAGAAAAGGCACAAGAGCAGGCTCTGATGGTtgggtgtttttctttaaaatcaatTACAATTAATAAGCAAATATTCGTAATGAATTTCCCTGCCCACATCCCAATTCCCAGAGGATTGGCAGGAGTTGTGTTCCCTGTTGGAAGCATTTGCTGTGAAACAGAAGTGTTTGGTCACTGACAGTGCAGAAGCCTGGTGAGATGGGAGAGGATTTCAGCAGGGATTTGCCTcccaaggagctgcagaaatgtgGAATTTTTCCAACCAAACCTGGTTCTGTTTTGCAGAGGAGGTGAGCGAGGAGGAGATGAGTGAAGAGGAGGAACGGGAGAATGGAAACCACATCCCAGTTGGTACAATGCAAATACTGACTGTTCTAAAGAAGGGTTTGGCTGAGGTTTTGCAGCTAAATAAATCTATTTCTACAAGTATTTAAAAGATTGAAATGCTCTTCTCATGTCAAACTTAGAAATTCCTTGAAATCTGCTCCAAGCTTTATGCTGAGAAGGAATCAGTCTAATGAGCTgatgtttccttctctttcattttgtgttcttttgtCCTGCCCTCTCATCAAAAGAGTTTTGCAATCAGGGTGAGACACCCTGGGTCAGTTTTCTCTTCCATTCTGGtgtaaagatttatttttctgaccCGCTGCATTAACACTGTAAATGGtaattgaaatgaaatgaaTTGGAATGAATTGAATTTCAATTGAATTGTAATTGAAATTGTGGCTGAATTCTTGAAAGCACCACCTTTGCCAAGAGGAGAAATTTGCCTTCTCCGTGATGCTCTCCCATGCAGTGCTCAGTGTCACCACCTTTATTTGCCTGAAATTAAAAAGCTGAGTTGAATTCCTCCAGGCAGCTCCTCTTTCCACCACTGATTCTGACTTTTAAAGTTCCAGAGTCGAGGTTTGACCGGGACTCTGCAGGGagtgaggcagaggaggaggaggccgGGGAGGGCTCCCCTCACTCCAATGCCATGACAGAAGGGGAATACATCCCTGATTCTCCAGCTTCCTCCCCCATCGAGCTGAAACAGGAGCTCCCCAAGTACCTGCCTGCACTCCAGGTAGGGAATTACCCTCTTAAATGTAggtaaaaatgtaattatatcATTGATATCTGTTATCTTGGTGCTGCTGTCTGAAAAGAGATCCTTTCTTCATGTAGCCAACAGCAAAGTGTAGAAATACtaataaaaatcacatttttgctAATTAATTATGTGAAAGGTAACTGTGAAAGGTGCTGAGTTGCTGCCTTTGTGGCAGATATTTCAGCTTATTCTGTGAATAATCTGCAAAAGTGAACGGAATAATTGAGTTAATCTGCTGAAACACAGGCTCTGTCCAGGATTCCTTTAGAAACtatgaaaaataaaccccaaaaatacCTTTGTCTGGTTTATAGCTAAATTCTCCTGGTAAATTTTAACTGTGAAGTTGCTGAAGTTTTTAGAAGAGCAACACCAGGTGCTGGAGGAGTAAATGTTGTCCCTGTGTTTTCTAGGGGTGTCGCAGCGTGGAGGAATTCCAGTGTTTGAACAGGATTGAAGAGGGAACCTATGGCGTGGTGTACAGGGCCAAGGACAAAAAGACTGGTGGGTATCAGGGCCCTCTCCACTTCCTTCAGGGTATTTAGGGCTGCATTTTTCAGTGATGaacaaaatctgtttaaaatatttatctttacCAGCAAGCTGCTCGTTTTCAAGGCAAAACAGCACagttaattaaatatttactcAGTGAGAGAACACTGGAGGACCTGGTAATGTGTATTTATTAAGTGTGTGATGGGAAATGTGTTTCCTCTGCAGATGAAATCGTGGCTCtgaagagactgaaaatggaaaaggagaaggaaggttTTCCCATTACCTCCCtgagagaaataaatacaattcTGAAAGCACAGCACCTGAATATTGTCACTGTCAGAGTAAGGCTGcagtcttttctgtttgttcttgaCATGCTCCTCTTGGCttctaaatataaaattattcagCAAACCTGGCAGATCTTGCTTGTGTGAACACTTGTGTGCTGCTCCTAAGGCTGTGTAGAGATCACGCTCTACACAATCTGATGTTTTACAATAAATTAGCtgttttttaatagaaaaaatacattttctgagGATTTCACCAATGGCAGCCTCCACCCCCTTGCCAGCACATTTCTAAACCAGATTTTGGATGCTTTTTAAACACCCTGTGCAGGTTTTGCTCACTTggttctgtgctgcaggagatCGTGGTGGGCAGTAACATGGATAAAATCTACATTGTGATGAACTACGTGGAGCACGACCTCAAGAGCCTGATGGAAACAATGaaacagcctttcctgccaggtACTGCCTGCCAGGGCGCCCTGAaatccccagagctgcacaagTGGCCAACACAAATGGCACAGAGAGCTGgcgctgggcagtgccaggtgcTGCTTTGGAATGTCCTGTGTTCCTTGGATCTGAGACTTTTCCTGTTTGTTCTGGAAAACCTGACACGAGTGAAGGTGTTGGCTGGTGTGAATCCAGTTTGTGTGATTGGGGTGGAGCTGTTCAGAGGTGAAACTGGGGGAGTTTcacctgtgctgagctggaaaGGAGCACTGGGCTTTCTCTCTATGTGAGACAATAATTTCTGAGCAGAATTTGGATGAATTCCAGCTGCCCAAATGAATCCTTCTGTTCTGTGACACATTTTCATGGTGCAGGCTATACTGTGCTTTTAAATTGCCACTCCTTCCTGCCCCCTTCCCTGttctccaaacaaacaaacaaaaaaaaaaaccacaaatgaaaggtagatttgttttcttcaatgcattttttaatCATTCCAGGGGAAGTGAAGACTTTGATGATTCAGTTACTGCGAGGGGTCAAACACCTCCACGACAACTGGATCCTTCACCGAGACCTGAAAACCTCCAACCTGCTGCTCAGTCATTCAGGCATTTTAAAAGTAAGAATTAGGAGAAAACTGAGGAAATCAGGCTGAATTCTGTGCTGCACAATTACACAGAGTCAAAGCTGTGCCCAGAGTTCTGTGCAGTGGCCATCGTGGCACTGACGGTGAACgagcagtgctggaaatgttgatttttttcctttcaggttGGAGATTTTGGATTAGCCAGGGAATATGGCTCTCCCCTGAAGCCCTACACCCCTGTGGTTGTGACCCTGTGGTacagagctccagagctgctgcttggagCAAAGGTGAgctcctccttcttcctctggctgctgcagcctgactgtattttataaattatGATCCAAGTATGAGCATGCTTGGGTCTTTATATTGGTTCATGAGGGAAAATCCTGAATATTGAGTAATATTCCTCCTAATGACCTCTAAAACCATTCCATGCTCCCCAGACAGAGGGTGGGTGCATTTGTGTGCATTTGCATTGCTCATAATTCACAGGAACTTGGAAATAAATACAGCTGAGACCTCTGGTGTGGGACTGGCTGTGTGTGTTCTGCTcataaaaacccaaataaaccccCAGAGACCACAATGCCCCTCCAAACAACTCAGGGAAAATGTCTTCCTGATTTTTCTGGGatgtaattttatttcccttctttccagGAATATTCCACAGCCATAGACATGTGGTCAGTGGGGTGCATTTTTGGGGAGCTGCTGACGCAGAAGCCGCTGTTCCCAGGGAAGTCAGAAATCGACCAGATTAACAAAGTTTTTAaggtaattttttaatgttttgggatttttgacTGATTTTAGAGACAGGAACATTGGAGTAGTGCTTGCTGCTCTTTTAACAGAGATTCAGCCTTAGTAAAAAGTTATTTAATCTGCTTTACAACACTTGGAGTAGGCTGAGAACatgatttgttttgtctgttttatcTGGATGCTTCCCAACTCCTAAAGAAGGATTCCACCCTGAGTTTTATCAAAGAGATCTTTTAATTTGCAGGATCTGGGCACTCCCAGTGAAAAGATCTGGCCTGGTTACAACGAGCTGCCAGCAGTGAAGAAAATGACCTTCACAGAATATCCCTACAACAACCTGCGCAAGAGATTCGGGGCTCTGCTCTCTGACCAGGGCTTTGACCTGATGAACAAGTGGGTGCCAAATTCCAGGGGATCCCTGGGAATATGTGGGCaggaaaagaattttctgtGTTGGGAAAGGTTTATAAAGTCaagcccaggctgtgcagttGCACTGTGTTACAGGAGTACCTGGTGTGTTAACAGAATGTTTAAAATCTCTCTTGAAACAgcaaaaattgtaaaatattctAATGGATTTATCCTGGGTCCCTTTGGAGCTTTATCTGTCAATCCAAGGGTCTGAGGTATCCAATGATTTACACCTCTGGGAGCaaatccctgcaggagcctgccTTAAAAATCAGCTCTGTTAGATGATGTGGCAACAATCATTAACAGAATTACACCCAATTAATAGAATTACACGTATTACCCAGTGACAAAGTTATACCAAATTAATAGTAATACCCATTACCTAGTCATAGAATTATACCCAATACCCACTAATAGAATTAAAGCAAATTCATAGAATTGTACCCAATATTTAGTCATAGAATTATATCCAATACCAGCAATAGAATTAAAGCAAATTACTAGAATTATATCCAATACCCAAATTATACTTAATACCCAGGTAGTAGAATTATACTCAATACCCAGGTATGAGTACATATAATAGAATTATACCCAATATCCAGTAATAAAATCATACCAAATTACTAGATTTATGCCCAATACCATTAATAGAATTAAAGCCAATGGACACAATTATACCCAATACCTACTCACAGAATTGCACCCAACTAACAGAATTACACCAAATTAATAGATTTATACCCAATACCATTAATAGAATTAAAGCAAATTATACCCAGTACCTACTCACAGAATTACACCCAACTACCAGAATTACACCAAATTAACAGAATTATACCCAATACCATTAATAGAATTGAAGCCAATGAACAGAATTACACCCAATACCTACTCACAGAATTACACCCAACTAATAGGATTACACCAAATTAATAGATTTATACCCAATACTATTAATAGAATTCAAGCCAATTATACCCAGTACCTACTCACAGCATTACACCCAACTAACGGAATTACACCAAATTAACAGAATTACACCCAATACCAGAATCATCCCCAATCCCTGCTGCCAGTACTGTGTtaaacaccccaaacccctcacCCACACTCCTGAGCATTCCACAGCTTGGGGAGGTGGATAAAAATCCCCCtttgccctgtccctggcagcTTCCTGACGTACTACCCAGCGCGGCGCATCACGGCCGAGGACGGGCTGAAGCACGAGTACTTCCGTGAGACCCCCCTGCCCATCGACCCCTCCATGTTCCCCACCTGGCCCGCCAAGAGCGAGCAGCAGCGCGTCAAGAGGGGCACCAGCCCCCGGCCCCCCGAGGGAGGGCTGGGCTACAGCCAGCTGGTGAGTGTGCCACGGGCAGGGGAAAGACAGGGCTGGTGAGTGTGCCACGGGCAGGGGAAAGACAGGGCTGGTGAGTGTGCCACGGGCAGGGGAAAGACAGGGCTGGTGAGtgtgccacgggcagggagagcccagtgctggtgagtgtgccacgggcagggaggggacagggctggtgAGTGTGCCACGGGCAGGGGAAAGACAGGGCTGGTGAGTGTGGCAcgggcagggagagcctggctctgcttcCCTGAGCCCAGTGCTGGTGAGTGTGCCACGGGCAGGGGGAGGACAGGGCTGGTGAGtgtgccacgggcagggagagcccagtgctggtgagtgtgccacgggcagggagagcccagtgctggtgagtgtgccacgggcagggagagcccagtGCTGGTGAGTGTGCCACGGGCAGGGGAAAGACAGGGCTCCTGCCCTGAGCCAGTGCTGGTGAGTGTGCCACGGGCAGGGGGAGGACAGGGCTGCTTCCCTGAGCCAGTGCTGGTGAgtgtgccatgggcagggagaggacagGGCTGCTTCCCTGAGCCCAGGGAGAGCCCGACTCTCCTTCCCTGAGCTCAGGGAGAGTCCAGAGTCCAGCTCTCCTTCCCCAAGTCAGTGCTGGTGAGTgtggcacagctccagagcctcccctggggctggggtttGCTTGGGGTCTTGAGATTCACCCACCGGGACTGCTCAGCTCTCCTTCCCAAAGCCCAGGGAGTGCCCAGCTCTCCTTCCCAAAGCCCAGGGAGTGCCCAGCTCTCCTTCCCAAAGCCCAGGGAGTGCCCAGCTCTCCTTCCCAAAGCCCAGGGAGTGCCCAGCTCTCCTTCCCAAAGCCCAGGGAGTGCCCAGCTCTCCTTCCCAAAGCCCAGGGAGAGTCCAGCTCTCCTTCCCAAAGCCCAGGGAGTGCCCAGCTCTCCTTCCCAAAGCCCAGGGAGTGCCCAGCTCTCCTTCCCAAAGCCCAGGGAGAGTCCAGCTTTCCTTCCGAAAGCCCAGGGAAGGCCCAGCTTCCCTTCCCAAAGACCAGTGAAGGTCCAGCTCTCCTtgcctttcctttttgtttctcattttgagctactttgattatttttgttgtttggattttttggagAGGTAaatgcagctgcacagcccctgctcagtGCCCTGTGCTTGGTTTCCACAGGGTGATGATGATCTGAAGGACACAGGTTTCCACCTCACCACCACAAATCAAGGAGCATCTGCTGCAGGACCTGGCTTCAGCCTCAAGTTTTGAACTCAGCGtgaaaaaggagggggaaaaaaccccaaaggaaaaaaaagcaccattCATGTGAGTGGATTTAAGTGCCCCAGTTCTGTTCTCCGTGTCAGGGGCACCAGAtgtttttccctgtgaaaaaaACTCAAAGTTTATCACAGATTCCAAGGCTCTTGTTTTATAAATCAATGTGGAGTTTAACTGCTGCATTCCATTAGAGGACTGGAGTTACCTGAAAACCCCAGGATCATCACAAACTGTGACAAAGGACAACTTGAAGTAATAGTCCTGGAACagtttctggtttatttttaggggttgtttttttgttgagtttgttttgatttttgtttttttttttccttgtaaatttgtagaattaaaatacattttcaattGTTTAATAGTGTGAAGGATTTCATTGCTTCACATGCAGCAAAGTGGGATGTTGGTGACAGTAAagagagtttattttttattttaagtaagTAAATTGTTTGTGTCTGAACATATTtgggacaaaaagaaaaatgacaattCTGAGGTTTGTGTCTGTTACCTtggagagagctgggctgggtttgaTACTCCCTGaccagatttttttgttctgtaaatGTATTTACAGTGGTGCAAAACAAATTACTCTATTGTTTTATAAATCAAAAAGATTTAATATGGAGACTTGatactttattttctgtgaaagtttgttggttttttttttaatatgcccTTTTTCCTATCCAGAGAAGAACTCAGCTTTAGTGGTTGTGCAAGGCCACATTCCAGCCCTTTctggggaaagaggagaggaggaatcCTGTTGGAATCTCATCCTCTGGAGCCCCTGATTTGTGAAGCTGTCGCTCTGTTCTGGGAACAGGGAGCTCTGGAAAACACCAcatttccctgcagccacagctgggcaccAGGCCAGTCAGGGATTAACTCAAATCCTAAACATTTTATCAGTTTCAGTCCATTCTGGAGAGTTTTCCTGGGGAAAGGCCGTGGGGCTGGAATGTGGATGTGCTGCAGTTGTGGTGAGCTGGGAAAGCAGCTTAGTCTGGCTGTTTTCCTGTGGAGAAGACAAAACTCCCTGTTCCCCTCAGAAGGAGAAACAGCTGAAACATTCCTGATTCCAGAAGCTTCCCCAGGAGCCCACTGAaaggcaggggagcagggaagcTCTGAGGGATTAAACCATGACCCCACTGCGTGGTTTGGCCAGGACAGGGAATTGTTCCTTCCCAGCTTTGCCAGCCTCTCCTGAGATCTGTcccagctggatgtggcactttcACCTCATCCTGGGTGCCTGAGGGAGAAAAATCACTTTATCTCCCACAGGACTCGAGGCTCAGACCCTTCAAGGACCAAACTGGGCAGCTCAGACCCTTCAAGGACCAAACTGGGCAGCTCAGACCCTCAAAGGACCAAACTCTGAGCAGCTCAGAGCGCTCAAGAACCAAACTGGGCAGCTCAGACCCTTCAAGGACCAAACTGGGCAGCTCAGAGCGCTCAAGAACCAAACTGGGCAGCTCAGACCCTTCAAGGACCAAACTGGGCAGCTCAAACCTCTCAAGGACCAAGCTCTGAGCAATAAATGCCTCTTGGGATAAGAGGAAATCCTCAAACCACAGGAAGCCACTCGAGGGGAAGAGCTGTTCTGGGGATCCTTGAACTGAGGAGCAACACAGGCTTTGTGTGATCCTCATCTTCCTgacaagtgaaagaaaaatagtattAAGGCTTAGCCTTGTAATTTCTTCTATTTCAGTGCACCAGGATGTGAAAAATGGCAGGAAAACACTCCAGGAGTGTTAAACTTGTCCTTTTCCTgccctcccactgccccaggggctggggcagagtcTGCTCCTGGTTTGCAGCAGTGCCCCACGCAGCTCCATCTCACACTTttcttacaaaagaaaaaaggtttttaattCTCTGTACAGCAAATAGTTGATAAATTCTTTATCATTAAAACAAATCTGGACGAGTTTGACATTCCAGTAAGCAGTCCCAGAGTCTCCCTTGCCCAAGGTactgaagcagctgctggagaattCAGTTGCACTACTGGAGATTGAATCTAAAATGCCAAAGAAACAACTGGAAACaggagcagggactgcagggctCCTCCCCGGGCTGTGTCAGTGCTTCAGTCTGATTCTCCAGGAATAAGTAGTCAggattctttcttttttcttcactatGCAAGTGTAAGTCCCTTCATTAATTGCATTTGCAATGATGCTCATGTGGTCTTCATTTAGGGATAAATAACCTGGATAGGAATATTCCAGTAGTTCCTTATCTTTATACCAGctgtcagaagaaaaaaggatggGAATTAAACCGCGTATTCGTTATTTCTGCTAATAAATTTTGCTGAATAAGTTTAGAGCAGAGACTTTACCAAAACACATTTGagttttaatctttattttggGTGGATAATCAGGATTAACAGGGCATAATCATGAGTAACTTTGGAGTTTGAATCTCTGAAAGTTGATGGGGATTTGGGTCCTCAAGTCTAAACCAACTCATGGATTTAAGCCAACCTAAATTTTAGATACATCCAGAACCTGTCCATACTTTAGTAACAATCCACTAATTAAAACCTGAAAGGGTAAATTTacatttcagggttttttgcaGAGTATAACCAGGGAATTCAGCTTGATAGTAGGAATGAGCTTTGtgctatatataaaaattggATTTTATCCTTTTTGAGCTCCAGATTATAAACTCcattcttcttttccctgtttctgtcCTTCTTCCTCATGGATTTTGGTATGCAGAGTTTGCTGAGGCCTGGGAGAAGGACAGAGCACTTACTAGACTTTGCCTTTTTTGTGGATGATCTTCTGCCCGCAGCGGAAGGTGACGTTCCTGCCC
This window harbors:
- the LOC134560882 gene encoding cyclin-dependent kinase 11B isoform X4; protein product: MGDEKDSWKVKTLDEILQEKKRRKEQEEKAEIKRMKNSDDRDSKRDSLEEGELRDHRMEITIRNSPYRREDSMEDRGEEDDSLAIKPPQQMSRKEKTHHRKDEKRKEKRRHRSHSAEGKHARVKEKEREHERRKRHREEQDKARREWERQKRREMAREHSRRERDRLEQLERERERKIREQQKEQREQKERERRAEERRKEREARREVSAHHRTVREEYGDKVKMRPWSRSPLRQQRDKLEQGESRKPVKEEKPEERDPLSDLQDISDSERKTSSAESSSESGSGSEEEEEESSSEGSEEEGEEEEEEEETGSNSEEVSEQSAEEVSEEEMSEEEERENGNHIPVESRFDRDSAGSEAEEEEAGEGSPHSNAMTEGEYIPDSPASSPIELKQELPKYLPALQGCRSVEEFQCLNRIEEGTYGVVYRAKDKKTDEIVALKRLKMEKEKEGFPITSLREINTILKAQHLNIVTVREIVVGSNMDKIYIVMNYVEHDLKSLMETMKQPFLPGEVKTLMIQLLRGVKHLHDNWILHRDLKTSNLLLSHSGILKVGDFGLAREYGSPLKPYTPVVVTLWYRAPELLLGAKEYSTAIDMWSVGCIFGELLTQKPLFPGKSEIDQINKVFKDLGTPSEKIWPGYNELPAVKKMTFTEYPYNNLRKRFGALLSDQGFDLMNNFLTYYPARRITAEDGLKHEYFRETPLPIDPSMFPTWPAKSEQQRVKRGTSPRPPEGGLGYSQLGDDDLKDTGFHLTTTNQGASAAGPGFSLKF
- the LOC134560882 gene encoding cyclin-dependent kinase 11B isoform X3, with the translated sequence MGDEKDSWKVKTLDEILQEKKRRKEQEEKAEIKRMKNSDDRDSKRDSLEEGELRDHRMEITIRNSPYRREDSMEDRGEEDDSLAIKPPQQMSRKEKTHHRKDEKRKEKRRHRSHSAEGKHARVKEKEREHERRKRHREEQDKARREWERQKRREMAREHSRRERDRLEQLERERERKIREQQKEQREQKERERRAEERRKEREARREVSAHHRTVREEYGDKVKMRPWSRSPLRQQRDKLEQGESRKPAVKEEKPEERDPLSDLQDISDSERKTSSAESSSESGSGSEEEEEESSSEGSEEEGEEEEEEEETGSNSEEVSEQSAEEVSEEEMSEEEERENGNHIPVESRFDRDSAGSEAEEEEAGEGSPHSNAMTEGEYIPDSPASSPIELKQELPKYLPALQGCRSVEEFQCLNRIEEGTYGVVYRAKDKKTDEIVALKRLKMEKEKEGFPITSLREINTILKAQHLNIVTVREIVVGSNMDKIYIVMNYVEHDLKSLMETMKQPFLPGEVKTLMIQLLRGVKHLHDNWILHRDLKTSNLLLSHSGILKVGDFGLAREYGSPLKPYTPVVVTLWYRAPELLLGAKEYSTAIDMWSVGCIFGELLTQKPLFPGKSEIDQINKVFKDLGTPSEKIWPGYNELPAVKKMTFTEYPYNNLRKRFGALLSDQGFDLMNNFLTYYPARRITAEDGLKHEYFRETPLPIDPSMFPTWPAKSEQQRVKRGTSPRPPEGGLGYSQLGDDDLKDTGFHLTTTNQGASAAGPGFSLKF
- the LOC134560882 gene encoding cyclin-dependent kinase 11B isoform X2, which gives rise to MGDEKDSWKVKTLDEILQEKKRRKEQEEKAEIKRMKNSDDRDSKRDSLEEGELRDHRMEITIRNSPYRREDSMEDRGEEDDSLAIKPPQQMSRKEKTHHRKDEKRKEKRRHRSHSAEGKHARVKEKEREHERRKRHREEQDKARREWERQKRREMAREHSRRERDRLEQLERERERKIREQQKEQREQKERERRAEERRKEREARREVSAHHRTVREEYGDKVKMRPWSRSPLRQQRDKLEQGESRKPVKEEKPEERDPLSDLQDISDSERKTSSAESSSESGSGSEEEEEESSSEGSEEEGEEEEEEEETGSNSEEVSEQSAEEVSEEEMSEEEERENGNHIPVVPESRFDRDSAGSEAEEEEAGEGSPHSNAMTEGEYIPDSPASSPIELKQELPKYLPALQGCRSVEEFQCLNRIEEGTYGVVYRAKDKKTDEIVALKRLKMEKEKEGFPITSLREINTILKAQHLNIVTVREIVVGSNMDKIYIVMNYVEHDLKSLMETMKQPFLPGEVKTLMIQLLRGVKHLHDNWILHRDLKTSNLLLSHSGILKVGDFGLAREYGSPLKPYTPVVVTLWYRAPELLLGAKEYSTAIDMWSVGCIFGELLTQKPLFPGKSEIDQINKVFKDLGTPSEKIWPGYNELPAVKKMTFTEYPYNNLRKRFGALLSDQGFDLMNNFLTYYPARRITAEDGLKHEYFRETPLPIDPSMFPTWPAKSEQQRVKRGTSPRPPEGGLGYSQLGDDDLKDTGFHLTTTNQGASAAGPGFSLKF
- the LOC134560882 gene encoding cyclin-dependent kinase 11B isoform X1, producing the protein MGDEKDSWKVKTLDEILQEKKRRKEQEEKAEIKRMKNSDDRDSKRDSLEEGELRDHRMEITIRNSPYRREDSMEDRGEEDDSLAIKPPQQMSRKEKTHHRKDEKRKEKRRHRSHSAEGKHARVKEKEREHERRKRHREEQDKARREWERQKRREMAREHSRRERDRLEQLERERERKIREQQKEQREQKERERRAEERRKEREARREVSAHHRTVREEYGDKVKMRPWSRSPLRQQRDKLEQGESRKPAVKEEKPEERDPLSDLQDISDSERKTSSAESSSESGSGSEEEEEESSSEGSEEEGEEEEEEEETGSNSEEVSEQSAEEVSEEEMSEEEERENGNHIPVVPESRFDRDSAGSEAEEEEAGEGSPHSNAMTEGEYIPDSPASSPIELKQELPKYLPALQGCRSVEEFQCLNRIEEGTYGVVYRAKDKKTDEIVALKRLKMEKEKEGFPITSLREINTILKAQHLNIVTVREIVVGSNMDKIYIVMNYVEHDLKSLMETMKQPFLPGEVKTLMIQLLRGVKHLHDNWILHRDLKTSNLLLSHSGILKVGDFGLAREYGSPLKPYTPVVVTLWYRAPELLLGAKEYSTAIDMWSVGCIFGELLTQKPLFPGKSEIDQINKVFKDLGTPSEKIWPGYNELPAVKKMTFTEYPYNNLRKRFGALLSDQGFDLMNNFLTYYPARRITAEDGLKHEYFRETPLPIDPSMFPTWPAKSEQQRVKRGTSPRPPEGGLGYSQLGDDDLKDTGFHLTTTNQGASAAGPGFSLKF